Part of the Thermococcus sp. 18S1 genome, TTGTGGGCCATGTCTTTAGGTATGACATGTCTATCTGCATATTTATTTGCATATATCAAGCTCAACGTAAATTACAAACAATTGTCTAATTTCTACTTACAATCTACTATATGAGTGTTGTTAATTAAAGAAAAGCTTATATATTCTAAAACACTATATGACGAGTGGGGTTACCCCCCGGTACCGGGATAGAGAGGTGAATACGGTATGAGAAGGAAACTGTATAGTTTGTTGTTGGCTTTGTTTGTTTTAGCAGCGGCAGTGCCCGCGGCAGTAAGCATCTCAGTGCCAACCACACCGATAACGTTCCAGCCGCTTGCGGATGACTCATTGCCTGACATCAATTTCATAGCTCCACCCCAGCTATCCAACGACACTACAAACGCCACCAATGTTGAACTGACCCTGTACTTCAACAACTCGCTCCTGGACCTTCCAGGTGGAGGGCAGGGACTCATCAAGGTCGGTTTTACTGGGATTTCTCCGTTCGACGTTACTCAGGTCTCATTGGTCTCATTCAAGATCAACGGAACTGACAAGACCAGCAATGTCGTAGGGTTTGTGCGCTACCAGCAGGACCCGTCCGATCCAAACGCCCAGTCGGTGTTCATTTACGTCAACATACCTATAACCCCCGCTGACAATGTTGAGATAGTTCTCGGCGGCCTTAAGAACCCGGAGATACCCGGAACCTACACCGTCAGCGTTGGTACCTACGTCGCTGGAAACCCGAGGTCTTCGGGCACTGCACCGGTAATCATCAAAGGTCCCAAGCCACCGCTCAACCTGCCGAAGCCGTTCCTCATTAAATGGCACCAGGACTACTCCGAATGCCACGGTTGCAACCCCGATGACCACTACGACATCCTCAACACCACGTTGGTTGGGTACAACGAGGATGGCCCAGTCTACGAGATAAGCTACCCGCTTGGCTATACTCTTGACTGTGATAACGGATACTTCAGCTACAATATCTACGCCTGGAACCTCAGCTACCAGAACCTTACCTTCGAAGGAATCAAGATATTTGTGAACAATGAGATTGTGGACTGGTGGCCCGCCGACTACTTCTGGACCTACAAGGAGTGCCACGTGATAAGCGATGGTGAGGTCAGCCACGGTGTTATCACCGAGGACTTCACCGAGAAGGTTCCCGAGGGTGCGGAGGACTACCTCCAGGGATGGGATCTAGGTGAGGGCCATGGCTTTGAGCACGCCGAGCCTGCCGACATGGTAGTCTACTACAACAGGGAGTATGGTTGGGCCCTTACTACCTACCCGACCAGCTATCAGATCGACAACAACAGCTACATAGAGACCGACGAAATGTCACTCATCGACGGCACCAGCGCTGACGTCAAGACCTACACCGGAACCGTTAACGCCACCTTCACCTATGCCCTGGCCCTTGACCCGAACGTCACCGTCACCCTCCAGTACAAGGTATACAGCCCGACGAGCGGATGGAGCACCAACTGGATCAACCTTATGAGCCTCACCGAGGCCGACGACACCCCGTGGAACACTACCTCCGTTAACTTCTCCGTCAGCGGCGTCACGAGGATTAAGTTCAGGTTCGTGGTTACTTACACCAACGTTGACGAGTTCACCAAGCCCGGTTTCGCCCTCTTCAGCTTCAATGTCATCAACGAGTATGTGAAGGACTGTGACACGGTTTACGCAGTCAACCCGCTCGACGGTGTCAACACGACCCTGTTTGTTTACAACCTCAGCGAGATTCTCGACGAGTACCTCCTCCCAGGGGAGAACATGACCATTGAGCTCGAGGCCATATACACACTCCACGGGGAGGAGCAGCTTGAGAAGTACGACCCGATCCAGGTTGCCACCCAGGACTTCTGGGTTTACAGGAACATCTGCCTTGAGCTTGGCCTCTGTGATGTTCTCAGTAACGCCAGGTACATAGTCGAGGGTGGCGGAACCTGGACCTTCGGCTCACCGCAGCCCTACTTCGGCTGGGAATTCGATGCTGACCAGAACCCCATAATAGCCACCGGACACGGCTCACTGGCCGCTGATAACCTTGGTGTGCTGTTCTACCTTAGCCAGGCGGGAGCAGACCCGAACAAGGTTATCTTCGACGACAACCCGCAGTACGTAGACCTCACCACTGGTGAGATAAAGGGACTCCAGCCGGGAGACATAGTCATACTCGTTGGCTCAAGCGGTGTCAACCTACCGCTTGGATACTATGAGTACACCACTGGCGAGGCCCCAGTCGTCAGGATACCGCCGCAGAACGGAATGTGGGACGCCTTCGTGCTCC contains:
- a CDS encoding DUF2808 domain-containing protein; protein product: MRRKLYSLLLALFVLAAAVPAAVSISVPTTPITFQPLADDSLPDINFIAPPQLSNDTTNATNVELTLYFNNSLLDLPGGGQGLIKVGFTGISPFDVTQVSLVSFKINGTDKTSNVVGFVRYQQDPSDPNAQSVFIYVNIPITPADNVEIVLGGLKNPEIPGTYTVSVGTYVAGNPRSSGTAPVIIKGPKPPLNLPKPFLIKWHQDYSECHGCNPDDHYDILNTTLVGYNEDGPVYEISYPLGYTLDCDNGYFSYNIYAWNLSYQNLTFEGIKIFVNNEIVDWWPADYFWTYKECHVISDGEVSHGVITEDFTEKVPEGAEDYLQGWDLGEGHGFEHAEPADMVVYYNREYGWALTTYPTSYQIDNNSYIETDEMSLIDGTSADVKTYTGTVNATFTYALALDPNVTVTLQYKVYSPTSGWSTNWINLMSLTEADDTPWNTTSVNFSVSGVTRIKFRFVVTYTNVDEFTKPGFALFSFNVINEYVKDCDTVYAVNPLDGVNTTLFVYNLSEILDEYLLPGENMTIELEAIYTLHGEEQLEKYDPIQVATQDFWVYRNICLELGLCDVLSNARYIVEGGGTWTFGSPQPYFGWEFDADQNPIIATGHGSLAADNLGVLFYLSQAGADPNKVIFDDNPQYVDLTTGEIKGLQPGDIVILVGSSGVNLPLGYYEYTTGEAPVVRIPPQNGMWDAFVLPNGTVVEWAGPDEQWYDVWEDVFVIQWFTTDDGAMVFSVEGAGVDGTVAASWLVSYIVYMNYGHQPLPPSGYIVGRWYEGNQSVSDEIFAPAWIRGSPDDVNGFSTGDDFIKIEYMSDPGLFGLSPGLVLQTYPIPSCHCYDWDYWD